One genomic window of Haloferax mediterranei ATCC 33500 includes the following:
- a CDS encoding lipopolysaccharide biosynthesis protein, with translation MKVGAEVSKRFITNVLGTLAGFLGTIYFARVLGAEGIGVFAIFQSIQMLMGATFGFGIFVTVTKFVSGSDDEARHFTAALFIVALGGLLSAVVSVLFRAPINETLGVDAALLLPLGVVSWSLFRVTGAFLEGKGRVALSGMLENGRYVAIVGLQTVFVVAGFEVLGLLWGLILGQLLTFVVAYFGFARVRPALPTRETLWTFVSFSKNTYIQSLAGQFFKQADYIVIGRFLGPGAAGIYRVSFTISESSMLFSAALSKVSFPEFSRLTSEERHEQIQRLFDRVVAYSGVFSIPLIAGALVVGNDLLRTVYQITPGTVGIPFVGEIGLASALIATLALANLFNGYRGTLDSYFLGIDKPRPVVLGSLALIGTYVVLVYPLTIRFGALGLGWTTAVSFLACVGVLSSTLNYRPSVSSLTDVGAQLFAAGAMYLATAALTAVLGGASGVLRLTTVILTGAGVYFALLVVSSSSIRNDVFWIAKDLYEGRT, from the coding sequence ATGAAAGTCGGTGCCGAGGTTTCCAAGCGGTTCATCACCAATGTCCTCGGCACACTCGCCGGTTTTCTCGGAACCATCTACTTCGCCCGCGTACTCGGTGCCGAGGGTATCGGGGTGTTTGCCATCTTCCAGAGCATCCAAATGCTCATGGGGGCCACCTTCGGGTTCGGCATCTTCGTCACGGTCACGAAGTTCGTCAGCGGGAGCGACGACGAGGCGCGCCACTTTACCGCCGCGCTGTTCATCGTCGCCCTCGGCGGCCTGCTTTCGGCGGTGGTGTCGGTGCTGTTCCGCGCCCCGATAAACGAGACGTTAGGCGTTGACGCCGCGTTGTTACTCCCGTTGGGCGTCGTCAGTTGGAGTCTGTTCAGAGTGACCGGCGCGTTTCTCGAAGGAAAAGGTCGCGTCGCACTGAGCGGGATGCTAGAGAACGGGCGGTACGTCGCTATCGTCGGTCTCCAGACAGTCTTCGTCGTTGCCGGGTTCGAAGTCCTTGGTCTCCTGTGGGGACTGATTCTCGGCCAACTACTCACGTTCGTCGTCGCGTACTTCGGCTTCGCACGGGTTCGTCCCGCGCTCCCGACACGCGAGACCCTCTGGACGTTCGTGTCGTTCTCCAAGAACACCTATATCCAGTCGCTCGCGGGCCAGTTCTTCAAGCAGGCGGACTACATCGTCATCGGTCGGTTCCTCGGCCCGGGTGCGGCGGGTATCTACCGCGTCTCGTTTACTATCTCCGAGTCGTCGATGCTGTTTTCGGCCGCTCTTTCGAAGGTGTCGTTCCCCGAGTTCTCCAGACTCACATCCGAAGAGCGACACGAACAGATTCAGCGACTCTTCGACCGTGTCGTTGCCTACAGCGGCGTGTTCTCGATTCCGCTCATCGCAGGGGCGCTGGTGGTCGGAAACGACCTTCTACGAACGGTCTATCAGATTACCCCGGGAACGGTTGGCATCCCGTTCGTCGGTGAGATAGGTCTCGCGAGCGCGCTCATTGCGACGCTCGCGCTGGCAAACCTGTTCAACGGCTACCGCGGGACGCTCGACAGTTACTTCTTGGGCATCGACAAGCCGCGACCGGTCGTCCTCGGGAGCCTCGCGCTCATCGGAACGTACGTCGTCCTCGTCTACCCGCTCACGATTCGATTCGGTGCGCTTGGTCTCGGGTGGACGACGGCCGTTAGTTTCCTTGCGTGCGTGGGCGTGCTGTCAAGCACGTTAAACTATCGTCCGTCCGTCTCGTCGCTGACCGACGTCGGGGCACAGTTATTCGCCGCAGGAGCCATGTATCTCGCAACCGCGGCGCTGACGGCCGTTCTCGGTGGTGCGTCGGGCGTGCTCCGGCTCACAACCGTGATTCTGACGGGGGCGGGCGTCTATTTCGCGCTTCTCGTCGTGTCGAGTTCGAGCATCCGAAACGACGTGTTCTGGATTGCAAAGGACCTCTACGAGGGCCGTACCTGA
- a CDS encoding class I SAM-dependent methyltransferase, with product MGFHTFDIDAAAKLDDPERYRFVSREELLSHLGPSPESAIADLGSGTGFFTDDVAPYVGTLYAVDVQEEMHDFYREKGAPENVEFVTADVASLPFDDEDLDAAFSTMTYHEFATDESLAELARVVRPGGTVVVVDWSTSGEGKAGPPVDERFGLGDATDALESVGFTVTHGETRHETFICVARR from the coding sequence ATGGGCTTTCACACCTTCGACATCGACGCGGCGGCCAAACTCGACGACCCCGAGAGATACCGGTTCGTCTCTCGCGAAGAGCTGCTGTCGCACTTGGGGCCGTCCCCGGAGAGCGCCATCGCCGACCTCGGGAGCGGGACCGGATTCTTCACCGACGACGTGGCCCCATACGTCGGAACGCTGTACGCTGTCGACGTACAGGAGGAAATGCACGACTTCTACCGCGAGAAGGGGGCACCAGAGAACGTCGAGTTCGTCACCGCCGACGTTGCGAGCCTTCCGTTCGACGATGAAGACCTCGATGCAGCGTTTTCGACCATGACGTACCACGAGTTTGCGACCGACGAATCACTGGCCGAACTCGCGCGAGTCGTCCGGCCGGGCGGCACCGTGGTTGTGGTCGATTGGTCCACGTCTGGTGAAGGGAAGGCAGGGCCACCTGTCGACGAACGATTCGGACTCGGTGATGCCACGGACGCTCTCGAATCGGTCGGATTCACCGTTACACACGGTGAGACGCGACACGAGACGTTTATCTGCGTCGCCCGTCGGTGA
- a CDS encoding DUF368 domain-containing protein: protein MSKHSDERPALFSWLVVYLKGVSMGAADAVPGVSGGTIALITGIYERLIGAVTSITPGRIKRVLAGVVPGNRDDAIAAMREVDIGFLLTLGAGIATAIVTIMRVLEIAIEQQPVPTFGFFFGLIAASAVVLYAQVSLDGPRQITAAVAGFTVAFVASGTAGNAFGHSLPAIAIAGAIAVSAMILPGVSGSLILLILGQYKYMNGMLNSFIDSLINVVNGGSVSTVVESGTVVATFMTGAVVGLFTIAHAVRWALEHYRRATLAFLVSLIVGALRAPVVKSTEELTKSGQSWTTELFILFAVSAVVGAAFVLIVDHYTDAIES, encoded by the coding sequence ATGTCGAAGCACTCTGACGAGCGTCCTGCTCTCTTTTCGTGGCTCGTCGTCTATCTAAAAGGTGTCAGTATGGGAGCCGCAGACGCCGTTCCCGGCGTCTCTGGCGGTACCATCGCGCTCATTACCGGCATCTACGAGCGGCTGATTGGTGCCGTGACGTCTATCACACCAGGGCGAATTAAGCGAGTACTCGCCGGTGTCGTCCCCGGGAACCGAGACGATGCGATTGCGGCGATGCGCGAGGTCGACATCGGGTTCCTCCTTACCCTCGGTGCGGGTATCGCAACCGCCATCGTCACTATCATGCGGGTCCTCGAAATCGCCATCGAGCAACAGCCGGTGCCGACGTTCGGGTTCTTCTTCGGCCTCATCGCGGCGTCGGCGGTCGTCCTGTACGCGCAAGTCTCCCTCGACGGGCCGCGTCAAATCACGGCCGCAGTAGCCGGATTCACCGTCGCGTTCGTTGCTTCGGGTACCGCCGGAAACGCGTTCGGCCACTCGCTTCCCGCGATAGCAATCGCCGGAGCCATCGCCGTCAGCGCGATGATTCTTCCCGGCGTCTCCGGGTCGCTCATCCTGTTGATTCTCGGCCAGTACAAGTACATGAACGGGATGCTCAACTCGTTCATCGACAGCCTCATCAACGTCGTCAACGGCGGTTCGGTCTCTACCGTCGTCGAATCGGGTACCGTCGTCGCCACGTTCATGACCGGCGCGGTCGTCGGCCTGTTCACCATCGCACACGCCGTCCGCTGGGCCCTCGAACACTACCGCCGTGCAACCCTCGCGTTCCTCGTGAGTCTCATCGTCGGTGCGCTCCGCGCACCCGTCGTAAAAAGTACCGAAGAACTCACCAAGTCGGGGCAATCCTGGACGACAGAACTCTTCATCCTCTTCGCCGTTTCAGCGGTTGTCGGGGCGGCGTTCGTGCTCATCGTCGACCACTACACGGACGCCATCGAGTCATAG
- a CDS encoding alkaline phosphatase family protein codes for MIVLGLDGATFSLIRPWAEAGALPTFSRLLDESIHGELESTVPEITVPAWPAFATGRDPESFDMYGFTHFNRDTNELDLSHDEFVRGKMWDAVDDQGGRSVVFNIPGSYPWQAIEGAIIAAAPEYKEEYSHPPEKWDELTELVDGYKLRNDKVPGSLDYVDLSLELVDKRFTGFEHFIESEDPDLAVGLIRATDRVAHHYWETEVSDDNALLQVYKRVDERLSEFLERHDDEDIVIMSDHGFEKVTGKFMPNKVLADEGFVHLTDSGDSTKAALGRLKDVASTVLGKVGLLSFARKMVSEEFVNDLPSGDALSLNNAINLGRIDFDRTRAIADIGQKTTLVYALSDDESEIQTICDEAKAALHRGATDAGLDVSFKRLERGGPHTPDLAMIIETPEIHASSRLDADSTLVEVDTSGHARDGIFFATGPSFETGTIEGAHITDVAPTILHTLGYEIPELTTGTVLDVFTSDSEPAGRSPEYYDFTGSDAVTGGGLSGDEEGEDEVKDRLRELGYLE; via the coding sequence ATGATTGTCCTCGGCCTCGACGGTGCCACCTTCTCTCTTATTCGCCCCTGGGCAGAGGCTGGTGCACTTCCGACGTTCAGCAGATTGCTGGACGAGAGTATCCATGGAGAATTAGAGAGTACAGTCCCCGAAATCACGGTCCCCGCGTGGCCCGCATTCGCCACTGGACGGGACCCCGAATCGTTCGACATGTACGGCTTTACCCACTTCAACCGCGACACCAACGAACTCGATTTGAGTCACGACGAGTTCGTCCGCGGCAAGATGTGGGACGCGGTAGACGACCAAGGCGGACGAAGCGTCGTCTTCAACATCCCCGGGTCGTACCCGTGGCAGGCTATCGAAGGCGCGATTATCGCCGCCGCGCCGGAGTACAAAGAAGAGTATTCCCACCCGCCGGAGAAGTGGGACGAACTCACCGAACTCGTCGATGGGTACAAGCTTCGAAACGACAAGGTTCCGGGGTCGCTCGACTACGTCGACCTGAGTCTCGAACTCGTCGACAAACGGTTTACCGGCTTCGAGCACTTCATCGAGTCCGAAGACCCCGACCTCGCAGTTGGCCTGATTCGGGCGACAGACCGCGTTGCTCACCACTACTGGGAGACGGAAGTGTCGGACGACAACGCACTCTTGCAGGTGTACAAGCGAGTTGACGAACGTCTCAGCGAGTTCCTCGAAAGGCACGATGACGAAGATATCGTCATCATGAGCGACCACGGCTTCGAGAAAGTCACCGGCAAATTCATGCCGAACAAGGTACTCGCCGACGAGGGATTCGTCCACCTGACGGACTCCGGAGACAGCACGAAAGCGGCGCTCGGGAGACTGAAAGACGTCGCTAGCACCGTTCTGGGTAAGGTTGGTCTCCTGTCGTTCGCCCGGAAGATGGTCTCTGAGGAGTTCGTAAACGACCTCCCGTCGGGCGACGCGCTCAGCCTCAACAATGCCATCAACCTCGGTCGAATCGACTTCGACCGAACCAGGGCCATTGCCGACATCGGGCAGAAGACGACGCTCGTGTACGCGCTCTCGGACGACGAATCGGAGATTCAGACGATTTGTGACGAAGCGAAAGCGGCGCTCCACCGGGGCGCGACCGATGCCGGTCTCGACGTCTCGTTCAAACGTCTCGAACGCGGTGGTCCCCACACGCCCGACCTCGCGATGATAATCGAGACACCGGAAATCCACGCCTCGTCTCGACTCGATGCCGACTCGACGCTCGTCGAGGTAGATACGAGCGGGCACGCCCGCGATGGGATTTTCTTCGCCACGGGTCCGTCGTTCGAGACGGGAACTATCGAAGGTGCACACATCACGGACGTCGCGCCGACGATTCTCCACACCCTCGGCTACGAGATTCCAGAACTCACGACCGGAACGGTCCTCGACGTGTTCACATCCGATTCCGAACCCGCCGGTCGGTCGCCGGAATATTACGACTTCACTGGGTCCGATGCCGTGACCGGCGGCGGCCTGTCGGGTGACGAAGAAGGAGAAGACGAGGTGAAAGATAGGCTCCGTGAACTCGGGTATCTCGAATGA
- a CDS encoding oligosaccharyl transferase, archaeosortase A system-associated, with product MSADTERIEDSGSKSVLELAKDWYHVPALLVILVGMLTLRLRSYSNFIRGGEVLFSGNDAWYHLREVTYTVQNWPSTMPFDPWTYFPFGTSVGQFGTIYDQIIATAALVVGLGSPSPDLVAKTLLVAPAVFGTLVAIPTFLIGRRLGGRTGGLFGVLILALLPGTFLRRGLVGFADHNIAEPFFQGFAVVTVMIALTVANREKPVWELVAARDFDALRSTLIWSALAGVAMAIYMWSWPPGVLLVGIFGLFLVLQMVADYVRGRSPEHVAFVGAVSLGVTGLLMFVPLHEMSFSATSFSLLQPVVSFVIALGAVFLAALARFWENNDVDDRGYPVAVGGLAVAGIVLISVVLPDAFNSIARNFLRTVGFSAGAATRTIGEAQPFLSSSTLQRTGMTAAERIMSEYGFTFFTGLVGAIWLVGKPLVSEGDTRKVGYVFGSLAVIGLIFLAPAIPAGIGGLVGIDSALISLAIVTAIIVGAVLQADYESEHLFVLVWAAIITSAAFTQVRFNYYLAVVVAVMNAYLLREILSFDVIGLADVDRLENVSLGTVAVVAVALLLILTPVLMVPIQLGNAGTSSNALESARSGPGGVTQWQSTFDWMQNNTPEEGEFGGASNEMEYYGTYKATNDFEYADGTYGVMSWWDYGHWITVLGERIPNANPFQQGAKEAANFLLAPNETQASNVLAEQSEEGNETRYVMVDWQMASTDSKFGAPTIFYNKQNVSSSDFYSAYYGLQRQDGQERLVSSTTLKDQRYYESLMVRLYEYHGSARNPSPIVVDWEERTSRDGSTTFKVTPSDNKPVKSFRTMDAAKAYVANDTTSQIGGLGAFPEERVAALEHYRLVKSSNSTALRSQSYYNSIASAGRTYGIQPRALLGNNPAWVKTFERVPGATVEGDGAPANATVTARVEMRDPVSGTTFNYTQQAQTDANGEFTMTLPYSTTGYDDYGPDNGYTNVSVRAVDDYTFTGPTSFEGNNTFVTYQATNVSVEEGLVNGAEDGTVQVSLEQTEQEITLNESSSDDSSSDDAETNESTSASIDAGSVPAVAA from the coding sequence ATGAGCGCAGACACTGAGCGCATCGAGGACTCCGGCTCAAAGTCGGTCCTCGAACTCGCCAAAGACTGGTATCACGTTCCCGCCCTCCTCGTGATACTGGTCGGTATGTTGACCCTTCGTCTTCGGTCGTACAGTAACTTCATCAGAGGTGGTGAAGTCCTCTTCTCAGGAAACGACGCTTGGTATCACCTTCGCGAGGTGACGTACACGGTCCAAAACTGGCCATCGACGATGCCGTTCGACCCGTGGACGTACTTCCCGTTCGGGACGAGTGTCGGACAGTTCGGGACGATTTACGACCAAATCATCGCAACCGCAGCCCTCGTCGTCGGTCTCGGGAGTCCATCCCCTGACCTCGTCGCGAAGACGCTGCTCGTTGCACCGGCAGTCTTCGGTACGCTGGTCGCCATCCCGACGTTCCTGATTGGACGCCGTCTCGGCGGCCGCACCGGCGGTCTCTTCGGCGTTCTCATTCTGGCGCTGCTTCCGGGGACGTTCCTCCGGCGTGGTCTCGTCGGCTTCGCGGACCACAACATCGCAGAGCCGTTCTTCCAGGGCTTCGCCGTCGTGACGGTCATGATTGCCCTCACAGTTGCGAACCGCGAGAAGCCGGTCTGGGAACTCGTCGCCGCCCGCGACTTCGATGCCCTCCGTTCGACACTGATTTGGTCGGCACTCGCAGGCGTCGCCATGGCTATCTATATGTGGTCGTGGCCGCCGGGTGTGCTCCTCGTCGGTATCTTCGGTCTCTTCTTGGTCCTGCAGATGGTCGCGGACTACGTCCGCGGCCGGTCTCCGGAACACGTCGCGTTCGTCGGTGCGGTTTCGCTCGGCGTGACGGGACTCTTGATGTTCGTCCCGCTGCACGAGATGTCCTTCAGCGCGACGAGCTTCAGTCTGCTCCAGCCTGTCGTGTCGTTCGTCATCGCACTGGGCGCTGTCTTCCTCGCCGCACTGGCTCGCTTCTGGGAGAACAACGACGTTGACGACCGCGGCTACCCAGTCGCCGTCGGCGGACTGGCGGTCGCCGGTATCGTCCTGATTTCCGTCGTCCTCCCCGACGCATTCAACAGCATCGCGCGGAACTTCCTCCGCACCGTCGGTTTCAGCGCCGGTGCGGCGACGCGAACTATCGGTGAGGCACAGCCGTTCCTCTCATCGAGCACGCTACAACGGACGGGTATGACGGCAGCCGAACGCATCATGTCCGAGTACGGGTTCACGTTCTTCACCGGACTTGTCGGTGCGATTTGGCTCGTCGGCAAACCGCTCGTCAGTGAGGGCGATACCCGCAAGGTCGGATACGTCTTCGGTAGTCTGGCAGTCATCGGACTCATCTTCTTGGCTCCGGCTATCCCCGCCGGAATCGGCGGACTCGTCGGTATCGATTCCGCACTCATTAGCCTCGCCATCGTCACGGCGATTATCGTCGGTGCGGTGCTGCAGGCAGACTACGAGAGCGAACATCTCTTCGTTCTCGTCTGGGCGGCCATCATCACGTCCGCCGCCTTCACGCAGGTTCGTTTCAACTACTACCTCGCAGTCGTGGTTGCGGTGATGAACGCGTACCTGCTCCGCGAGATTCTCTCGTTCGATGTCATCGGCCTCGCCGATGTGGACCGCCTCGAAAACGTCTCTCTCGGAACGGTCGCTGTCGTTGCGGTTGCGCTGCTCCTCATCCTCACGCCGGTTCTCATGGTTCCGATTCAACTCGGGAACGCCGGAACCAGCAGTAACGCACTGGAGTCGGCGCGGAGTGGCCCCGGCGGGGTTACGCAGTGGCAGAGCACCTTCGATTGGATGCAGAACAACACCCCCGAAGAGGGTGAGTTCGGCGGCGCATCCAACGAGATGGAGTACTACGGAACGTACAAGGCGACGAACGACTTCGAGTACGCGGACGGAACCTACGGCGTCATGTCGTGGTGGGACTACGGTCACTGGATTACGGTCCTCGGTGAGCGAATCCCGAACGCCAACCCGTTCCAGCAGGGCGCAAAGGAGGCGGCGAACTTCCTCCTCGCGCCGAACGAAACGCAGGCATCCAACGTCCTCGCAGAACAGAGCGAGGAGGGTAACGAGACCCGCTACGTGATGGTCGACTGGCAGATGGCCTCGACCGACTCGAAGTTCGGTGCACCCACCATCTTCTACAACAAGCAGAACGTCAGCTCGAGCGACTTCTACAGCGCGTACTACGGTCTCCAGCGGCAAGACGGACAGGAGCGACTTGTCTCCTCGACGACTCTCAAAGACCAGCGCTACTACGAGAGCCTGATGGTGCGCCTCTACGAGTACCACGGGAGCGCCCGCAACCCATCGCCAATCGTTGTCGACTGGGAAGAGCGTACCTCTCGGGATGGGTCTACCACGTTCAAGGTGACGCCGTCGGACAACAAGCCGGTTAAGTCGTTCAGGACTATGGACGCCGCAAAGGCGTACGTCGCAAACGACACGACCTCCCAGATTGGCGGTCTCGGTGCGTTCCCTGAGGAACGCGTCGCCGCCCTCGAACACTACCGTCTGGTGAAGTCGTCGAACAGTACGGCGCTACGCTCTCAGTCGTACTACAACTCGATTGCCAGCGCGGGCAGAACCTACGGCATCCAGCCACGGGCACTCCTCGGAAACAACCCCGCGTGGGTCAAGACGTTCGAGCGTGTCCCCGGTGCAACGGTCGAAGGCGACGGTGCCCCGGCCAACGCGACGGTGACTGCACGTGTCGAGATGCGCGACCCCGTCTCGGGGACGACGTTCAACTACACGCAGCAGGCGCAGACCGACGCGAACGGTGAGTTCACCATGACGCTGCCGTACTCCACGACGGGCTACGACGACTACGGTCCGGACAACGGGTACACGAACGTCAGCGTCCGTGCAGTGGACGACTACACCTTCACCGGACCCACGTCGTTCGAAGGGAACAACACCTTCGTCACCTACCAAGCAACGAACGTCTCCGTCGAGGAAGGCCTCGTCAACGGTGCTGAAGACGGCACCGTACAGGTCTCCCTCGAACAGACCGAACAGGAGATTACGCTGAACGAGTCGTCCTCGGACGATTCGAGTTCGGACGACGCAGAAACGAACGAGTCGACGTCCGCGTCCATCGACGCCGGTTCGGTTCCGGCTGTCGCCGCGTAA
- a CDS encoding alkaline phosphatase family protein, which yields MVVVASMRTLLVGLDAACAPVLDPLFEDGALPNLASLFEDAATGPLRSQIPPWTASAWPSLYTGKNPGKHGVFDFLAFDGYDWDVVNGSDVKARTMWDYLDENDLSSVVVNAPVTHPPRHIDGAVVPGYLAPDEPDCHPEGILDDIREAVGEYRVYAERETDERVDDDAKFREYLRLTELRGETFRYLADRFDPDFGFVQFQKTDAVFHDFPGELDKAREVYEIVDEQLGEILSACDPDVVVVASDHGMGEYDGHEVRVNEVLRQEGFLDTATDGRGVPSWFQIKDERLVDGDDEADGPTLLERLAVVAAKGGLTYQRGKAILDRLGLAEFVGKHVPVSAVFAASESVSFESSSGYLRSGSELGVRLNVDGRDPAGVIPESEYESVRDDIISVLDALTDPEGRPVFDEVVPRETYIHGPYADDAVDILCVPRDFENSLSVHVGDAFGAPEPWNHKPDGIVAVAGDGVDADADLSDAHLFDVAPTVLSTFGIAPDKEMDGTTLPVVEGVTPESYPEFEVEARMQTDDESVEERLADLGYLE from the coding sequence ATGGTCGTCGTCGCCAGTATGCGCACGCTACTCGTTGGCCTCGACGCGGCCTGTGCGCCGGTCCTCGACCCGCTCTTCGAGGACGGCGCGCTGCCGAATCTTGCATCTCTCTTCGAGGACGCGGCGACTGGCCCGCTCCGGTCCCAAATCCCTCCATGGACCGCGAGCGCGTGGCCGTCGCTGTACACCGGGAAGAACCCCGGCAAACACGGAGTGTTTGATTTCCTCGCGTTCGACGGCTACGACTGGGACGTGGTCAATGGCTCGGACGTGAAGGCCCGAACGATGTGGGATTACCTCGACGAGAACGACCTGTCGAGTGTCGTCGTCAACGCCCCCGTCACGCACCCGCCGCGGCATATCGACGGCGCCGTCGTTCCGGGCTATCTCGCCCCCGACGAACCCGACTGCCACCCAGAGGGAATCCTCGACGACATCCGCGAGGCAGTCGGCGAGTACCGCGTCTACGCCGAACGCGAGACCGACGAACGCGTCGATGACGACGCGAAGTTCCGCGAGTACCTCCGGCTCACAGAACTCCGCGGGGAGACATTCCGCTACCTCGCAGACCGCTTCGACCCCGACTTCGGGTTCGTCCAGTTCCAGAAGACCGACGCCGTGTTTCACGACTTTCCCGGCGAGTTGGACAAAGCCCGCGAAGTCTACGAAATCGTTGACGAGCAACTCGGCGAGATTCTGTCGGCCTGCGACCCCGATGTGGTCGTCGTCGCCTCCGACCACGGCATGGGAGAGTACGACGGCCACGAGGTCCGCGTCAACGAGGTCCTTCGACAGGAAGGCTTTCTGGACACCGCTACCGACGGTCGCGGCGTTCCCTCGTGGTTCCAAATCAAGGACGAACGACTGGTTGACGGCGACGACGAAGCAGACGGCCCGACGCTTCTCGAACGCCTCGCCGTCGTCGCCGCCAAGGGCGGCCTGACCTACCAACGCGGGAAAGCCATTCTCGACCGCCTCGGTCTCGCCGAGTTCGTCGGGAAACACGTCCCCGTCAGCGCGGTCTTCGCCGCCAGCGAGAGTGTCTCGTTCGAGTCGTCGAGCGGCTATCTCCGGTCGGGGTCGGAACTCGGCGTTCGACTGAACGTGGACGGACGCGACCCCGCAGGCGTTATCCCCGAATCGGAGTACGAGTCCGTCAGAGACGACATCATCTCGGTGCTCGACGCGCTGACCGACCCCGAGGGACGCCCCGTCTTCGACGAGGTCGTTCCACGCGAAACGTACATTCACGGCCCGTACGCGGACGACGCGGTCGATATTCTGTGTGTCCCACGCGACTTCGAAAACTCGCTTTCGGTCCACGTCGGCGACGCGTTCGGCGCGCCGGAGCCGTGGAATCACAAACCGGACGGCATCGTCGCCGTCGCGGGCGACGGTGTTGACGCGGACGCTGACCTCTCGGATGCGCACTTGTTCGACGTCGCGCCGACGGTGCTCTCCACGTTCGGTATCGCGCCGGACAAGGAGATGGACGGCACGACGCTCCCGGTGGTCGAGGGTGTTACACCGGAATCGTACCCCGAGTTCGAAGTCGAAGCGCGGATGCAGACCGACGACGAGTCGGTCGAAGAACGACTCGCAGACCTCGGCTACCTCGAATAA
- a CDS encoding HEWD family protein: MEPQLRRPTRRACERCGRVERWDEDAATWVVASEDGEKQVGSPYCIHEWDINGRFAPFEEPA, encoded by the coding sequence ATGGAACCCCAACTTCGACGGCCCACGCGACGCGCTTGCGAGCGCTGCGGTCGGGTAGAACGCTGGGACGAGGATGCGGCGACGTGGGTCGTCGCATCCGAAGACGGCGAAAAACAGGTGGGCAGTCCGTACTGCATCCACGAGTGGGATATCAACGGCCGCTTTGCACCCTTCGAAGAGCCAGCCTGA
- a CDS encoding rubrerythrin-like domain-containing protein produces MPVHNSVIDDYHATEGYYECRSCRTRTVSETHLPMCPNCGGSVRNIAVARE; encoded by the coding sequence ATGCCAGTGCATAATTCAGTGATAGACGACTATCACGCGACAGAGGGCTACTACGAGTGCCGTTCGTGCCGGACACGAACGGTCAGTGAGACGCACCTGCCGATGTGCCCCAATTGTGGTGGTTCTGTCCGGAATATCGCCGTCGCGCGCGAGTGA